In one Ictidomys tridecemlineatus isolate mIctTri1 unplaced genomic scaffold, mIctTri1.hap1 Scaffold_138, whole genome shotgun sequence genomic region, the following are encoded:
- the LOC144372625 gene encoding olfactory receptor 2W3-like isoform X1: MDGTNGSTQSHFILLGFSDHPHLERVLFVVILVAYLLTLVGNSTIILVSRLDSRLHTPMYFFLTHLSFLDLSFTTSSIPQLLYNLNGHDKTISYVGCVVQLFLFLGLGGVECLLLAVMAYDRFVAVCKPLHYTVIMSSRLCLGLVSVAWGCGMANSLVMSPVTLRLPRCGHNKVDHFLCEMPALIRMACVNTVAIEGTVFVLAVGIVLSPLVFILVSYGHIVRAVFRIQSSSGRHRIFNTCGSHLTVVSLFYGNIIYMYMQPGHSSSQDQGKFLTLFYNIVTPLLNPLIYTLRNKEVKGALRRLLLGNRKGGKE; encoded by the coding sequence ATGGATGGGACCAATGGCAGCACCCAGAGCCACTTCATCCTCCTGGGTTTCTCTGACCACCCCCACCTGGAGAGGGTCCTCTTTGTGGTCATCCTGGTAGCCTACCTGCTGACCCTGGTGGGCAACAGCACCATCATCCTGGTGTCTCGGCTGGACTCCCGGCTCCAcacgcccatgtacttcttcctcaccCACCTGTCCTTCCTAGACCTCAGCTTCACCACCAGCTCCATCCCCCAGCTGCTCTACAACCTGAATGGCCATGACAAGACCATCAGCTATGTGGGCTGCGTGGTCCAGCTCTTCCTGTTCCTGGGCCTGGGTGGAGTGGAGTGTCTGCTGCTGGCTGTCATGGCCTATGACAGGTTTGTGGCCGTCTGCAAGCCCCTGCACTACACGGTGATCATGAGTTCCAGGCTCTGCCTGGGCTTGGTGTCAGTGGCCTGGGGCTGTGGAATGGCCAACTCCTTGGTCATGTCTCCAGTGACCCTACGATTACCCCGCTGCGGGCACAACAAGGTGGACCACTTCCTGTGTGAGATGCCAGCCCTGATCCGTATGGCCTGCGTCAACACAGTGGCCATAGAAGGCACTGTCTTTGTCCTGGCCGTGGGCATCGTGCTGTCTCCCCTGGTCTTCATCTTGGTGTCCTATGGCCACATCGTCAGGGCTGTGTTCAGAATCCAGTCATCCTCAGGAAGACACAGAATCTTCAACACCTGTGGCTCCCACCTCACCGTGGTCTCCCTGTTCTACGGGAACATCATCTACATGTACATGCAGCCAGGACACAGCTCCTCCCAGGACCAGGGCAAGTTCCTCACCCTCTTCTACAACATTGTCACCCCCCTCCTGAACCCCCTGATCTACACCCTCAGAAACAAGGAGGTGAAGGGGGCACTGAGAAGGCTGCTGCTGGGGAACAGAAAGGGGGGCAAAGAGTGA
- the LOC144372625 gene encoding olfactory receptor 2W3-like isoform X2, which produces MDGTNGSTQSHFILLGFSDHPHLERVLFVVILVAYLLTLVGNSTIILVSRLDSRLHTPMYFFLTHLSFLDLSFTTSSIPQLLYNLNGHDKTISYVGCVVQLFLFLGLGGVECLLLAVMAYDRFVAVCKPLHYTVIMSSRLCLGLVSVAWGCGMANSLVMSPVTLRLPRCGHNKVDHFLCEMPALIRMACVNTVAIEGTVFVLAVGIVLSPLVFILVSYGHIVRAVFRIQSSSGRHRIFNTCGSHLTVVSLFYGNIIYMYMQPGHSSSQDQGKFLTLFYNIVTPLLNPLIYTLRNKEVKGALRRLLLFFHTRF; this is translated from the exons ATGGATGGGACCAATGGCAGCACCCAGAGCCACTTCATCCTCCTGGGTTTCTCTGACCACCCCCACCTGGAGAGGGTCCTCTTTGTGGTCATCCTGGTAGCCTACCTGCTGACCCTGGTGGGCAACAGCACCATCATCCTGGTGTCTCGGCTGGACTCCCGGCTCCAcacgcccatgtacttcttcctcaccCACCTGTCCTTCCTAGACCTCAGCTTCACCACCAGCTCCATCCCCCAGCTGCTCTACAACCTGAATGGCCATGACAAGACCATCAGCTATGTGGGCTGCGTGGTCCAGCTCTTCCTGTTCCTGGGCCTGGGTGGAGTGGAGTGTCTGCTGCTGGCTGTCATGGCCTATGACAGGTTTGTGGCCGTCTGCAAGCCCCTGCACTACACGGTGATCATGAGTTCCAGGCTCTGCCTGGGCTTGGTGTCAGTGGCCTGGGGCTGTGGAATGGCCAACTCCTTGGTCATGTCTCCAGTGACCCTACGATTACCCCGCTGCGGGCACAACAAGGTGGACCACTTCCTGTGTGAGATGCCAGCCCTGATCCGTATGGCCTGCGTCAACACAGTGGCCATAGAAGGCACTGTCTTTGTCCTGGCCGTGGGCATCGTGCTGTCTCCCCTGGTCTTCATCTTGGTGTCCTATGGCCACATCGTCAGGGCTGTGTTCAGAATCCAGTCATCCTCAGGAAGACACAGAATCTTCAACACCTGTGGCTCCCACCTCACCGTGGTCTCCCTGTTCTACGGGAACATCATCTACATGTACATGCAGCCAGGACACAGCTCCTCCCAGGACCAGGGCAAGTTCCTCACCCTCTTCTACAACATTGTCACCCCCCTCCTGAACCCCCTGATCTACACCCTCAGAAACAAGGAGGTGAAGGGGGCACTGAGAAGGCTGCTGCT CTTTTTCCATACCAGATTCTGA